The proteins below come from a single Desulfobacterales bacterium genomic window:
- a CDS encoding cyclic nucleotide-binding domain-containing protein, with amino-acid sequence MDTLKVLAYLCTRENFKSGDFLFHQKDDDGRAFYLISGQARLIHADENGSVTLRDFDKDTFIGSLALLGNSRRLFSLQALTDMTCLILERPKFSKVLEQFPGIMPRVLQALVGSIYSWEKKFLAQMDEGCDKCKRKVGVSMV; translated from the coding sequence TTGGATACGCTGAAAGTATTGGCCTACCTGTGTACCCGCGAGAATTTTAAATCGGGTGATTTTCTCTTTCATCAGAAAGATGACGACGGCCGGGCATTTTATCTCATTAGCGGGCAGGCCAGACTGATTCATGCGGATGAAAACGGCAGTGTCACCCTCCGGGATTTTGATAAGGACACATTTATCGGAAGTCTCGCACTGCTGGGCAATTCCCGGCGCCTGTTTTCACTGCAGGCCCTGACCGACATGACCTGTCTGATTCTGGAGCGCCCAAAATTCAGCAAGGTATTGGAGCAGTTTCCGGGCATCATGCCACGGGTGTTACAGGCCTTGGTGGGCAGCATCTATTCTTGGGAGAAAAAGTTTCTGGCCCAAATGGACGAGGGGTGTGATAAATGCAAGCGGAAGGTGGGCGTCAGTATGGTGTAA
- a CDS encoding ATP-binding protein: MSSNKISFKLENKLSELKMMCRQVEAFVKKQALSPKDIFEIHLCMEEHFTNIISHGYADSETHWIEVALSVEDEKFMVRIEDDGIAFNPTKIVAPNFQCPLEERKIGGLGVHLTRHFMDTMAYQRRGNKNILVMTKKIEWQAEGS; encoded by the coding sequence ATGAGCAGCAATAAAATCTCATTTAAACTTGAGAACAAACTGTCCGAGCTCAAAATGATGTGCCGGCAGGTGGAGGCGTTTGTAAAAAAACAGGCGCTGTCCCCGAAAGACATCTTTGAAATCCATCTTTGTATGGAGGAGCATTTTACAAATATTATTTCGCATGGCTATGCCGACAGTGAAACGCACTGGATAGAGGTAGCACTTTCGGTTGAAGATGAGAAATTTATGGTTCGCATTGAAGATGACGGCATTGCCTTTAATCCGACCAAAATCGTAGCACCGAATTTCCAATGCCCCCTTGAAGAGAGAAAGATCGGCGGCCTGGGGGTTCACCTGACCCGGCATTTTATGGATACGATGGCGTATCAACGCCGCGGCAATAAAAATATTCTGGTGATGACCAAAAAAATAGAATGGCAGGCTGAAGGTTCATAG
- a CDS encoding ABC transporter transmembrane domain-containing protein, which translates to MEKVKTPVFKRSLFSWVFSGNIKLQVLLLIIVIATVFARVLPLEMQKRIINEAINLRKIDLLFIYCGIYIAAVVVASGLKFLINVLQSVIGQQASASMRKGLYHHILTLPLNFFRRTQPGMVVASLITELATAGDFIGMAVAIPVTSILTLIAFAAYLFWLNPLLAALSLSIYPLVIFLLPWLQKKANRENKKRVDTTRDLSSRIAESITGIHEIQGNGAFGIENRKYDGLVDKLTKVRIRWNVFRFAIKVSNNFFNNLSPFVIFMMGGYLAIKGQLELGALVAFLSAQEKLYDPWRELIDFYQAHQDATVSYKRTMEYFDAESEYVMDPVDRKPFELDGNIEVKDLSFQTETGVRLLSEINFSLKSGEHLALVGFSGSGKSTLALCIGQLYKYTGGNVLIGDKEVATLTKKDLVQNVGFVSQSPFIFDGTIEENLLYACRAKLNGNDSSPGDSLPNLDDRIEVLQQTGIFVDVLRFGLNTVLAYDHDKEFVTKIIRVRENFQRNFGKALADYVEFFDDDRYLYYSSISENLILGTPGRDEFSEKNLLKNDYFTTFLKQADLRRPLMNLGADLSRQTVDILGNLPPDEVFFQQSPLQADELEDYKLLAEHLRKRKLHQLSTENQEKLLALALRFTPGRHKMAALPEVLEKLILEGRSLFREKISTEDPAAVSFYDTSEYIYSQTILNNIFFGKTKNESPQAQEKIDQSIIQLLIAEDLLETVIKIGMDFQVGSKGDKLSGGQRQKLAIARAFLKDPMIMILDEATSALDNKSQARIQNLLETRWKGKSTVIAVVHRLDIIKNYDRVAVMKAGKIGELGSYDELMAKKGMLYELVHGKK; encoded by the coding sequence ATGGAAAAGGTTAAAACTCCCGTGTTCAAAAGATCACTCTTTTCATGGGTTTTTTCCGGAAATATCAAACTCCAGGTTCTTCTGCTGATCATTGTCATCGCCACGGTTTTTGCGCGGGTGCTGCCCCTGGAGATGCAGAAGCGGATTATCAACGAAGCCATCAATTTAAGAAAAATTGACCTGCTGTTTATTTATTGCGGCATCTACATCGCGGCGGTGGTGGTCGCCAGCGGTCTGAAATTTCTCATCAACGTTCTCCAGAGTGTTATCGGCCAGCAGGCGTCCGCCAGCATGCGCAAAGGACTTTACCACCATATTTTGACCCTGCCGCTGAATTTTTTCCGGCGCACGCAGCCCGGGATGGTGGTGGCATCACTCATCACCGAACTGGCAACGGCCGGCGATTTTATCGGTATGGCGGTTGCCATTCCCGTCACCAGCATTTTGACCCTGATCGCCTTTGCCGCTTATCTGTTCTGGCTGAATCCGCTGCTGGCGGCGCTGTCGCTGTCAATATACCCGCTGGTTATATTTTTACTGCCCTGGCTTCAGAAAAAAGCGAACCGGGAAAACAAAAAACGGGTGGACACCACCCGGGATCTGTCCAGCAGAATTGCCGAATCCATCACCGGGATACACGAGATCCAGGGAAACGGGGCTTTCGGCATTGAAAACCGCAAATACGACGGGCTGGTGGACAAGCTGACCAAGGTCCGCATCCGCTGGAATGTGTTCCGGTTCGCTATTAAGGTCAGCAATAATTTTTTTAACAATTTGAGCCCGTTTGTCATATTTATGATGGGAGGGTATCTGGCGATTAAGGGGCAGTTGGAACTGGGCGCACTGGTTGCCTTTTTATCGGCCCAGGAAAAATTGTATGATCCCTGGCGGGAACTGATCGATTTTTATCAGGCCCATCAGGACGCCACGGTCAGTTATAAACGAACCATGGAGTATTTCGATGCCGAGTCCGAATATGTTATGGATCCCGTAGATCGGAAACCCTTTGAGCTGGACGGCAACATCGAGGTTAAGGATTTATCCTTCCAAACCGAAACCGGCGTCCGTCTCCTCAGCGAGATCAACTTTTCGCTCAAGTCCGGTGAGCATCTGGCCCTGGTTGGATTTTCCGGCAGCGGCAAGAGCACCCTGGCGCTGTGTATCGGGCAGCTTTACAAATATACCGGCGGAAATGTGCTGATCGGCGACAAGGAGGTTGCAACGCTTACGAAAAAAGATCTTGTTCAGAATGTGGGATTTGTTTCACAGTCTCCTTTTATTTTCGATGGAACCATAGAAGAGAACCTGTTGTATGCCTGCCGGGCCAAGCTGAACGGCAACGACAGTTCGCCGGGTGACAGCTTGCCGAATCTGGATGACCGGATTGAGGTGCTGCAGCAAACCGGTATATTTGTGGATGTTCTGCGGTTCGGCCTGAATACCGTCCTGGCGTATGATCATGACAAGGAGTTCGTTACTAAAATCATCCGGGTGCGCGAGAATTTTCAGCGCAATTTCGGCAAGGCCCTGGCCGATTACGTTGAGTTTTTTGACGATGATCGCTACCTCTATTATTCCAGCATTTCTGAAAACCTCATCCTCGGCACTCCCGGCAGGGATGAATTCTCAGAAAAAAATTTGTTGAAAAACGATTATTTTACAACATTTCTCAAACAGGCGGATTTGCGCCGGCCACTGATGAATCTGGGTGCGGATCTGTCCCGGCAGACGGTGGACATTCTGGGCAACCTTCCCCCTGACGAGGTGTTTTTTCAACAAAGCCCCCTTCAGGCGGACGAACTGGAGGATTACAAGCTGCTTGCGGAACATCTCAGAAAAAGAAAGCTGCATCAGCTTTCGACGGAAAATCAGGAAAAGCTTCTGGCACTGGCCCTGCGATTTACTCCCGGCAGGCACAAAATGGCGGCTTTGCCGGAAGTGCTGGAAAAGCTGATACTGGAAGGAAGATCGCTTTTTCGGGAAAAAATTTCCACGGAAGACCCGGCGGCGGTTTCTTTTTACGACACATCGGAGTACATCTACTCACAGACCATCTTGAACAATATCTTTTTCGGGAAGACAAAAAACGAAAGCCCCCAGGCCCAGGAAAAAATCGACCAGAGCATTATCCAACTGTTGATTGCCGAGGACCTCCTGGAAACGGTTATCAAGATCGGGATGGATTTTCAGGTCGGCAGCAAGGGCGACAAACTTTCCGGCGGACAGCGCCAGAAACTGGCCATAGCCAGGGCCTTTCTGAAGGATCCAATGATTATGATTCTGGATGAAGCCACGTCGGCGCTGGATAACAAGTCACAGGCGCGGATTCAAAATTTGCTTGAAACCCGCTGGAAGGGAAAAAGTACGGTGATTGCCGTTGTTCACCGCCTGGATATCATCAAAAACTATGACCGGGTCGCAGTGATGAAAGCCGGAAAAATCGGCGAACTGGGATCTTATGATGAACTTATGGCCAAAAAGGGGATGTTATATGAACTCGTCCATGGAAAAAAATGA
- a CDS encoding STAS domain-containing protein — protein sequence MRIKEEKQNEVHIFKLDGRLDSNTSPTFEESIAAAIAKGAKQMIIDFENLEYLSSAGLRVILKTTKDLKRLEGKLVLCSMADYVKEVFEISGFDSFLPITASRDDALKKF from the coding sequence ATGCGAATCAAAGAAGAAAAACAAAACGAGGTTCATATCTTTAAGCTTGATGGACGCCTGGACTCCAATACGTCCCCGACGTTCGAGGAATCGATTGCAGCCGCAATCGCAAAAGGGGCCAAACAGATGATCATCGACTTTGAAAACCTGGAGTATCTTTCAAGCGCGGGGTTGCGGGTCATTTTGAAAACGACAAAGGACCTTAAGCGTCTGGAAGGAAAACTGGTCTTGTGCTCCATGGCCGATTACGTCAAAGAAGTATTTGAAATATCGGGATTCGATTCTTTCCTACCCATCACGGCCAGCCGCGATGATGCCCTCAAGAAGTTTTAG
- a CDS encoding SpoIIE family protein phosphatase yields the protein MRYRWKMLILFLTIAMVPIMVIRTFGVRAVRQMGDALVSQSRENRISGLQRQIQLLVTSYASVLNAGREQIEMALLLQAREAERCLSKKPKLTSKVYYAEDFNSGNNLPKDINPSAFHFRSRPDESFDLLNVSYSEQVFKLAPGTEPGDVQEDIARLLTLTPVYKEISHRLQDLIYWQNTSLANGLHSAYPGHNGIPRRLNPREQTWYRNALQETMPWSEPYIDPETRQVVVAAAMPIRRPNGTVAGVTALVVPVSSLLDRRMLFQNIPQETASFMIYLVKQEDTGRLGARIFARDEHITVKHRNWRAQMGSDWLLSDDPEGLQAMINDLMAGVSKARRMPYKGKDSLWVYGGVHTSSFLVLITPYEEILKPAEAMKRQVEGRVEALLKFTRYGIYGTVLLVAILAFMFSRSVTKPIRALMEGAQQLARGQFESRVNIRSKDEFGDMGKIFNRVGPRLKELYHMRHSLALAMEVQQNLLPQRDPDVSGMDISGTSIYCDETGGDYYDFLSGPESDQGNIRVVVGDVSDHGIPSALLMTTARALLRQRAALPGNIQHIISDVNNHLARDIKASGRFMTLFYAEISSPEKYIRWVRAGHDPGVIYDPAEDTFRELAGKGLPLGAFENSEYEESQRQVAAGQIIVIGTDGIWETRNAEGAVFGKETLKHIIRAKANKPARKIVSTVIEAVNRFRSTREQEDDITLVVIKIK from the coding sequence ATGCGTTATCGTTGGAAGATGTTAATCCTGTTTTTGACCATTGCCATGGTGCCCATCATGGTCATCAGAACCTTTGGGGTCCGGGCGGTCCGCCAGATGGGCGATGCGCTGGTGTCTCAATCGCGGGAAAATCGCATTTCCGGTTTACAAAGGCAAATCCAGCTGCTGGTAACCAGCTATGCATCGGTGCTGAATGCCGGCCGCGAGCAGATTGAAATGGCCCTCCTGCTCCAGGCCCGGGAGGCAGAGCGCTGTCTATCAAAAAAGCCCAAACTCACTTCAAAGGTTTACTATGCTGAAGATTTCAATTCAGGAAACAATTTGCCCAAGGATATTAACCCTTCCGCTTTCCATTTCCGCTCAAGGCCCGACGAATCTTTCGATTTGTTGAATGTTTCCTATTCCGAACAGGTATTTAAACTGGCGCCGGGCACGGAGCCGGGGGATGTGCAGGAAGATATTGCCCGGCTGTTGACGCTGACACCCGTTTACAAAGAGATATCCCATCGGTTGCAGGATCTCATTTACTGGCAAAACACCAGCCTCGCCAACGGTCTCCACAGCGCTTATCCCGGACATAACGGCATTCCCCGGAGGCTGAACCCCAGAGAGCAGACCTGGTACCGAAACGCCCTCCAGGAAACCATGCCATGGTCTGAACCTTACATCGACCCGGAAACACGCCAGGTGGTGGTCGCCGCTGCCATGCCCATCAGGCGCCCCAACGGCACGGTTGCCGGGGTTACCGCCCTGGTGGTTCCTGTCAGCAGCCTGCTGGACCGACGCATGCTTTTTCAAAATATCCCCCAGGAGACCGCTTCCTTTATGATCTACCTGGTCAAACAGGAAGACACCGGCCGGCTTGGGGCCCGTATTTTTGCCCGGGACGAACACATCACGGTTAAACATCGAAACTGGCGCGCCCAGATGGGCAGCGACTGGCTGCTGTCCGATGACCCGGAAGGGCTGCAGGCCATGATCAACGACCTGATGGCCGGGGTCAGCAAGGCCCGCCGCATGCCTTATAAGGGCAAAGACAGCCTGTGGGTGTATGGGGGCGTCCATACCAGCTCGTTTCTGGTGCTGATCACACCCTACGAAGAAATTCTTAAACCGGCCGAAGCCATGAAAAGGCAGGTGGAGGGACGGGTCGAAGCCCTTTTAAAATTTACAAGATATGGAATTTACGGCACTGTTTTGCTGGTGGCGATCCTGGCGTTCATGTTTTCAAGATCCGTCACCAAGCCGATCCGGGCACTGATGGAAGGCGCCCAGCAGCTCGCCAGAGGTCAATTTGAAAGCCGGGTAAACATTCGCTCCAAGGATGAATTCGGCGATATGGGCAAGATTTTCAACCGTGTCGGCCCCCGCCTCAAAGAGCTCTACCACATGCGCCATTCACTGGCACTGGCCATGGAGGTTCAGCAAAATCTCCTTCCCCAACGCGATCCCGACGTAAGCGGAATGGATATATCCGGCACCAGCATTTATTGCGATGAAACCGGCGGGGATTATTATGACTTTTTATCCGGCCCTGAAAGCGATCAAGGCAACATCCGGGTGGTGGTGGGTGATGTTTCCGATCATGGCATTCCATCGGCCCTTTTGATGACCACTGCCCGGGCGCTTTTAAGGCAGCGCGCGGCGCTGCCGGGCAACATTCAACATATCATTTCCGATGTGAATAACCATCTGGCACGGGATATCAAAGCCTCCGGACGGTTTATGACCCTCTTTTATGCTGAAATCAGCTCCCCTGAAAAATATATCCGCTGGGTCAGGGCCGGGCATGACCCGGGGGTAATTTACGATCCGGCCGAAGACACTTTCCGCGAACTTGCCGGAAAGGGCCTGCCCCTGGGTGCTTTTGAAAATTCCGAATACGAGGAATCCCAACGCCAAGTCGCCGCAGGTCAGATTATTGTCATCGGCACCGACGGCATCTGGGAAACCCGCAACGCCGAGGGGGCCGTCTTCGGCAAGGAAACCCTGAAACACATCATCCGTGCCAAGGCCAATAAGCCGGCCCGGAAAATCGTGTCGACCGTTATCGAAGCCGTCAACCGCTTTCGATCGACGCGCGAACAGGAAGACGACATCACCCTCGTGGTCATTAAAATAAAATAG